A genomic stretch from Gammaproteobacteria bacterium includes:
- the prmA gene encoding Ribosomal protein L11 methyltransferase yields MPWLQLTIDIDPAHAPEVESLLEDAGALAVSLADAADDPLYEPPLGTSPLWSHTRIIGLFETSAAPAVIVAQVAQELGQEPVWQVQWVADQDWERAWLEDFHPLSCGTRLWVCPSGWPVPHPDAVILWLDPGLAFGTGTHPTTALCLEWLDASLQSGATVVDYGCGSGILGLAALRLGAARAWAVDNDPQALLATIDNAAKNDITIQTTLSLAITPIPEISIAFPLKESDALLWVGPPEHLPQVKADLLLANILARPLIELAPRLETLVRPGGNIVLSGILADQEQSIIAAYQPWFDFHPTIIREGWICLTGIHR; encoded by the coding sequence ATGCCCTGGCTCCAACTTACCATTGATATTGACCCCGCCCATGCCCCTGAGGTGGAATCCCTACTAGAGGACGCGGGGGCGCTCGCCGTCTCGCTGGCCGATGCCGCTGATGACCCTCTCTACGAACCGCCACTCGGGACATCGCCTTTGTGGTCCCACACACGAATCATCGGACTGTTCGAAACCTCAGCGGCCCCAGCAGTAATAGTCGCTCAGGTCGCGCAGGAATTGGGTCAGGAACCCGTCTGGCAGGTGCAGTGGGTCGCAGACCAAGACTGGGAACGGGCTTGGTTGGAAGATTTTCATCCCTTGTCTTGCGGTACACGGCTGTGGGTCTGTCCTAGTGGATGGCCGGTACCACATCCTGACGCGGTTATCCTGTGGTTAGACCCTGGACTGGCCTTCGGTACCGGCACCCATCCCACCACTGCCTTGTGTCTGGAATGGCTCGACGCATCACTCCAGAGCGGCGCTACGGTCGTGGATTACGGTTGTGGTTCGGGGATTCTCGGGCTTGCGGCGCTACGCCTCGGGGCGGCGCGAGCCTGGGCGGTAGATAATGACCCTCAAGCATTATTAGCCACCATCGACAATGCCGCCAAAAACGACATTACCATTCAAACAACGCTCTCCCTAGCGATTACTCCGATACCAGAAATCAGCATTGCCTTTCCCTTGAAAGAATCGGATGCGCTCCTTTGGGTAGGTCCCCCCGAACATCTACCACAGGTTAAGGCCGATCTACTGCTTGCCAATATTCTCGCCCGTCCCCTCATCGAGTTAGCCCCGCGTCTGGAAACTTTGGTGCGACCGGGTGGGAATATCGTTCTATCGGGAATTCTGGCAGACCAAGAGCAATCGATAATTGCGGCCTACCAACCTTGGTTTGATTTCCACCCTACCATTATACGCGAGGGTTGGATATGTCTTACAGGGATCCATCGTTAA